A genomic stretch from Nitrobacter winogradskyi Nb-255 includes:
- a CDS encoding serine hydrolase domain-containing protein — protein MTTHNSGSPEASGMSSVALARIDDHLKRRYIDAGRFPGTQLMVYRRGSLVHHSVQGFADLERKVRLKGDAIFRIYSMTKPITSVAFMMLVEQGLVALDDPVHRYIPEWKNLGVFQAGAAPAFMTRPPSRPMQIVDLLRHTSGLTYGFQQRTNVDAAYRDKRIGTLDPEGTLASMIADLAGIPLEFSPGEAWNYSVSTDVIGYLIGRISGIPFDRYLKERIFDPLEMADTGFFVPAGKAHRLAACYSADAGGMVPARSPGATSGLTLQDDPATSPFLSPPGFVSGGGGLCSTATDYLTFCRALLNGGELGGVRLIGPKTLALMTSNHLPGNRDLPEMSRSMFAEATYSGIGFGLGFAVTINPAKTLIAGSPGEYAWGGVATTSFWIDPAEELIAIFMTQVIPSTAYPVRRELRTMVYAAITDSNP, from the coding sequence ATGACAACCCACAATTCCGGCTCTCCCGAAGCTTCAGGGATGTCCAGCGTCGCGCTCGCGCGCATTGATGATCACCTGAAGCGACGATACATCGATGCCGGCCGGTTTCCGGGCACACAGCTGATGGTGTATCGCCGCGGCAGCCTCGTGCACCACTCCGTGCAGGGTTTCGCCGATCTGGAACGCAAGGTGCGGCTGAAGGGCGACGCCATCTTCCGCATCTATTCCATGACCAAGCCGATCACCTCGGTGGCTTTCATGATGCTGGTGGAACAGGGCCTGGTTGCGCTCGACGATCCCGTTCACAGGTATATTCCCGAATGGAAGAACCTTGGCGTGTTCCAGGCGGGCGCCGCGCCTGCTTTCATGACCAGGCCGCCGTCGCGGCCGATGCAGATCGTCGACCTGCTCCGCCACACATCCGGACTGACCTACGGTTTCCAGCAGCGGACCAACGTCGACGCGGCGTATCGCGACAAGCGGATCGGCACGCTCGACCCTGAGGGAACGCTCGCTTCGATGATCGCAGATCTTGCCGGTATTCCGCTGGAATTCTCGCCGGGCGAGGCCTGGAATTACTCGGTCTCCACGGATGTGATCGGCTATCTCATCGGCAGGATCAGCGGCATTCCCTTCGACCGGTACTTGAAAGAGCGCATTTTCGACCCGTTGGAAATGGCCGACACCGGCTTCTTCGTGCCGGCCGGCAAGGCGCACCGGCTCGCGGCCTGCTATAGCGCTGATGCAGGCGGCATGGTGCCGGCCCGTTCGCCGGGTGCGACGAGTGGACTGACGTTGCAGGACGATCCCGCCACCAGCCCGTTTCTCTCCCCGCCCGGCTTCGTCTCGGGAGGCGGCGGCCTGTGCTCGACGGCCACCGACTACCTCACCTTCTGCCGGGCGCTGCTCAACGGCGGTGAACTCGGGGGCGTCAGGCTGATCGGGCCGAAAACGCTGGCGCTGATGACGAGCAATCATCTGCCCGGCAATCGGGACTTGCCGGAGATGTCGCGATCCATGTTCGCGGAGGCGACCTACAGCGGCATCGGCTTCGGACTCGGCTTCGCCGTCACCATCAATCCCGCAAAGACGCTGATAGCCGGAAGTCCCGGCGAATATGCCTGGGGCGGCGTTGCGACGACGTCGTTCTGGATCGATCCGGCGGAAGAGTTGATCGCCATCTTCATGACGCAGGTGATCCCTTCGACCGCCTATCCTGTCCGACGCGAACTTCGCACCATGGTGTATGCGGCCATCACCGACTCCAATCCTTGA
- a CDS encoding HpcH/HpaI aldolase/citrate lyase family protein yields MKWRSLLFVPADSDRKFARAGTCGADALVLDLEDSVAPGCKEVAREAVKSFLGGATDRDWTFLVRINALGTGLTLADLAAVVRPGLDGILIPKVNGVEDIRQISHYVDVLEMAAGIPTGHVKLLAVVTETPAAMLGFAGYAAQGPGQVSRLAAMTWGAEDLSAAVGALTNKEPNGDWTFPYQVARAQCLFAANAAGVVALDTLYSDFRDQAGLAESCRVARRDGFAGRLAIHPDQVATINACFTPTETDLAHARRVVAAFASQPDAGVIGIEGRMYDIPHLIAAKRTLASAGE; encoded by the coding sequence ATGAAATGGCGCTCGCTTCTTTTCGTCCCGGCTGACAGCGATCGCAAGTTCGCGCGGGCCGGGACCTGCGGCGCGGATGCGCTGGTGCTCGATCTGGAGGACTCTGTCGCGCCCGGCTGCAAGGAGGTCGCGCGCGAGGCGGTGAAGAGTTTTCTCGGTGGCGCGACTGACCGGGATTGGACGTTTCTGGTGCGGATCAATGCGCTCGGAACGGGCCTGACGCTGGCCGATCTCGCGGCGGTGGTCCGCCCCGGGCTGGACGGAATCCTGATTCCGAAGGTCAACGGCGTTGAGGATATCCGGCAGATATCCCATTACGTCGATGTCCTGGAGATGGCCGCGGGCATTCCAACCGGGCATGTGAAGCTGCTCGCCGTCGTCACCGAGACGCCGGCTGCGATGCTTGGCTTCGCCGGGTATGCGGCACAAGGTCCAGGGCAAGTCTCAAGGCTTGCGGCCATGACGTGGGGTGCTGAAGATCTCAGCGCCGCGGTGGGCGCGCTGACCAATAAGGAACCGAACGGCGACTGGACATTCCCTTATCAGGTCGCGCGCGCTCAATGTCTTTTCGCCGCCAACGCGGCCGGCGTTGTTGCGCTGGATACGCTGTACAGTGATTTCAGGGATCAGGCGGGTCTCGCCGAGAGTTGCCGTGTCGCTCGCCGCGACGGATTTGCCGGGCGGCTCGCGATCCATCCCGATCAGGTCGCCACCATCAACGCCTGCTTCACGCCAACCGAAACCGATCTGGCGCACGCCCGTCGCGTCGTCGCCGCCTTCGCCAGTCAGCCCGATGCGGGCGTGATAGGTATCGAGGGCAGGATGTATGACATTCCGCACCTGATCGCGGCGAAGCGCACGCTCGCATCGGCCGGCGAGTGA
- a CDS encoding MaoC family dehydratase, with protein MGGLYFEQFSVGQTFVHEIRRTVTDMDNILFSSLTCNPAAVHIDHEYARSTEFGKPLINSIFTLGLIIGLSVQDTTFGTTVANLGMEETRFPHPVFAGDTLRAESKVISVRDSKSRPAQGIVTFEHRGYNQRDEEVVFCRRNALMMRRPA; from the coding sequence ATGGGCGGACTGTATTTCGAGCAGTTTTCCGTCGGGCAGACGTTCGTTCACGAAATTCGGCGAACCGTCACCGACATGGACAACATTCTGTTCTCCTCGCTGACCTGCAATCCGGCCGCGGTGCACATCGATCACGAATACGCCAGATCGACTGAATTCGGCAAGCCGCTGATCAATTCCATCTTCACCCTGGGCCTCATCATCGGCCTTTCGGTGCAGGACACCACTTTCGGAACCACGGTCGCAAACCTCGGCATGGAGGAAACAAGGTTTCCCCATCCGGTGTTCGCCGGCGACACGTTGCGCGCGGAATCGAAAGTGATTTCGGTTCGCGACAGCAAGTCGCGTCCAGCACAGGGTATCGTCACTTTCGAGCATCGCGGATACAACCAGCGCGACGAAGAGGTGGTGTTCTGCCGGCGCAACGCGCTGATGATGCGGAGGCCGGCATGA
- a CDS encoding DUF2218 domain-containing protein: METSRATVNTLHASRYLQQLCKHWAHKFETEYDSVNGRIALPLGEARLAAGPESLVIDLSTKDAASLATLREVVASHIERFAFRETLRFDWT, from the coding sequence ATGGAAACGAGCCGCGCAACCGTAAATACGCTGCATGCAAGCCGCTACTTGCAGCAGCTTTGCAAACATTGGGCCCATAAATTCGAAACCGAGTACGATTCCGTCAATGGCCGGATCGCGCTTCCTTTGGGAGAGGCTAGGCTGGCAGCCGGACCAGAAAGTCTTGTCATCGATCTGTCGACCAAGGACGCCGCCAGCCTCGCGACCCTCCGGGAGGTGGTGGCAAGTCACATCGAGCGCTTCGCGTTCCGTGAAACACTCCGCTTCGACTGGACGTAA